One part of the Bacteroidia bacterium genome encodes these proteins:
- a CDS encoding TonB-dependent receptor, with protein sequence MNRRYKIFSLVLLFLLGMAESLSAQSSTVRGKVVDPNNEEIADVAIRVLNSDVESRTDATGAYFLRLPAGKVYRIQFKHVAFQTSILEIRLQDGVNYDRKIKMLPLQSDDVNIYGEKSATSIDDRNAMLVSPLKLDKVIEMPIAAPSLEYYTKFQPGVATTSEFSSQYQVRGGNFDENLVYVNGIEIYRPFLARSGQQEGLGFSNSAMAQGLNFSTGGFGAQYGDKLSSVLDITYRQPREFRATIEAGILSTNLHVEGVSKNKENPNQAGKFTYLMGARRFALSYLLNSLDTRGDYQPLFLDYQGMFTYTPKSQNYPVKIRERKDGTQDTVYYANEKLKFTSFVALSRNRYLLEPEGRVSTFGTIQQAFRVSVAFEGREISSYNTGLGALMLTHKPNTRLQFDYILTGFKTQETELFDVEGGYLLGQVNTNFGSDEFNESDFDLGIGTQFQHGRNYLNATVVSGQVKGRWTLDNETRHKFLFGVKAQRQVIDDDLKEYAALDSAGFLVDSIGRFGLDEYIRGKIQLNGDVFKGYLQHEWQINNNLLLFTGGRVLYYDYRNDGQQKTNLLFSPRVQLLIKAKEGFDGETSLRFRLAGGLYQQPPFYREMRRFNGTLNLDIEAQESLHLIAGMDYRFRAWGRPFRLFSEAYYKRLDNLIPYEVQNVRLRYYPDEVAKGFAYGVDARINGEFIKGIDSWVSMGFLKTSEDLQGDEEGYVSRPTDQRFTFAMFFQDELPANPTFKVHVTYVYGSGMRFGPPRDLEDRTAFNFPSYQRADIGFSKLISFRTRAETNLKRGVESLWATLEIFNLFQRQNTVSHYWIKDLQNNQFAVPNFLSARLLNVRLVMKFR encoded by the coding sequence ATGAATCGACGCTATAAAATTTTCAGCCTTGTCCTGCTATTTTTGTTAGGGATGGCCGAAAGCCTGTCTGCACAAAGCTCGACGGTAAGAGGAAAGGTGGTTGACCCTAATAATGAGGAGATCGCTGATGTGGCTATACGCGTACTGAATAGCGATGTTGAGAGCAGAACGGATGCTACAGGAGCCTATTTTCTGCGCCTTCCAGCGGGCAAAGTTTATAGAATTCAGTTTAAACATGTTGCTTTTCAGACTTCCATTTTAGAAATCAGACTTCAGGATGGGGTGAATTATGATCGGAAGATCAAGATGCTTCCCCTGCAAAGTGATGATGTAAATATTTATGGAGAAAAATCTGCAACCAGCATAGATGATAGAAATGCCATGCTGGTTTCGCCCCTTAAACTCGATAAGGTAATAGAAATGCCTATTGCAGCCCCGAGTTTGGAATATTATACCAAATTTCAGCCCGGAGTAGCTACGACCAGTGAGTTTTCATCTCAGTATCAGGTAAGGGGAGGGAATTTTGATGAAAATCTGGTTTATGTAAATGGGATCGAAATATATCGACCCTTTCTGGCCCGTTCAGGTCAACAGGAAGGACTGGGTTTTTCTAACTCGGCCATGGCCCAGGGGCTCAATTTCAGTACGGGAGGATTTGGTGCGCAGTATGGAGACAAACTTTCCTCTGTACTTGATATCACTTATCGCCAGCCTCGTGAATTCCGAGCTACTATAGAAGCAGGTATTCTTTCCACCAATCTGCATGTCGAAGGCGTAAGTAAGAATAAAGAAAATCCCAATCAAGCCGGTAAATTCACCTATCTCATGGGTGCCCGTCGCTTCGCTTTGTCCTACCTCTTAAATAGCCTGGATACGCGAGGCGATTATCAACCTTTGTTTCTCGACTATCAGGGGATGTTCACCTATACGCCCAAATCCCAAAATTATCCCGTCAAGATCAGAGAAAGAAAAGATGGGACGCAAGACACGGTTTATTATGCGAATGAAAAATTGAAGTTCACTTCTTTTGTGGCTCTTTCGCGAAACAGATACCTCCTGGAGCCCGAAGGCCGCGTAAGTACTTTTGGAACCATTCAACAAGCCTTTCGTGTAAGTGTAGCCTTTGAGGGAAGGGAAATCAGTTCTTATAACACAGGCCTTGGAGCCCTCATGCTTACCCATAAACCCAATACGCGTCTCCAATTTGATTACATCCTGACTGGTTTTAAAACCCAGGAAACCGAATTGTTTGATGTGGAGGGAGGATACCTGCTTGGTCAGGTAAATACCAATTTTGGGAGTGACGAATTCAATGAGTCTGATTTTGACCTGGGGATTGGTACCCAGTTTCAGCATGGACGAAACTACCTCAATGCTACAGTGGTTAGTGGTCAGGTGAAAGGTCGCTGGACCCTCGATAATGAGACCCGACATAAATTTCTCTTTGGGGTGAAGGCTCAAAGACAGGTCATCGATGACGATTTAAAAGAATATGCTGCCCTGGATTCTGCAGGATTCCTGGTTGATTCGATCGGGCGTTTTGGATTAGACGAATACATCAGAGGAAAAATTCAATTGAATGGAGATGTGTTCAAAGGCTATCTCCAGCATGAATGGCAGATCAATAATAATCTTCTTCTCTTTACAGGTGGTCGAGTCTTGTACTATGACTATCGAAATGATGGGCAGCAAAAAACCAATTTACTATTCTCGCCTCGTGTGCAGTTGTTGATTAAGGCAAAGGAAGGCTTTGATGGAGAAACCAGTTTGCGATTTAGACTGGCCGGAGGACTTTATCAGCAACCTCCTTTCTATCGCGAAATGAGGCGATTTAACGGAACCCTCAATCTGGATATCGAGGCACAGGAATCTTTACATTTGATAGCAGGTATGGATTATCGTTTCAGGGCCTGGGGAAGACCTTTTCGTCTTTTCAGCGAGGCTTATTACAAGAGACTCGATAATCTCATCCCCTATGAGGTGCAAAATGTACGTCTTCGATACTATCCGGATGAAGTGGCCAAAGGTTTTGCTTATGGAGTTGATGCCCGCATCAATGGAGAATTTATCAAGGGGATAGATTCATGGGTGAGTATGGGCTTCCTGAAAACTTCTGAGGACCTGCAGGGAGATGAAGAAGGCTACGTATCCCGTCCTACAGACCAGCGTTTTACCTTCGCTATGTTCTTTCAGGATGAGTTACCTGCCAATCCAACCTTCAAAGTGCATGTAACCTATGTCTATGGCAGTGGAATGCGCTTTGGCCCTCCGCGTGATTTGGAGGATCGTACGGCTTTTAATTTTCCTTCTTACCAAAGAGCTGATATAGGATTCAGTAAATTGATCTCTTTTCGTACACGGGCAGAGACCAATCTAAAGAGAGGAGTAGAAAGCCTCTGGGCCACCCTGGAAATCTTCAATTTATTCCAGCGACAAAATACAGTTTCCCACTACTGGATCAAGGA
- a CDS encoding bifunctional ADP-heptose synthase has product MPENLLIADLCFNISFKDYTFRAAKFILIETSIHNFLKAAQGKRVLVIGDLMLDRYLWGKVNRISPEAPVPIADIYEEESRLGGAANVALNLHAMGAIPILAGYVGEDERGAELIRLVHRHGFPTELIQLSTERRTTVKVRIIGNQQQILRVDKEDKFDLSEKELDSIKQKLDDQIGKCDVILLQDYDKGLLVPNLISWILTKAREFAIPVAVDPKFKHFFSFKHSSLFKPNLKELNQGLNLRLKGDDLGGIKAAVEQLREQMPHRNTLITLGSNGMFLMDEEGETTHFPAHERSIADVSGAGDTVISVVSLGLACGLPLEDAVYFANLAGGLVCEEVGVVFIDPQRLIAASEKNQS; this is encoded by the coding sequence TTGCCGGAAAATCTGCTGATAGCTGACCTTTGTTTTAATATTTCCTTCAAAGATTATACCTTTCGGGCCGCTAAATTCATCCTTATCGAAACTTCTATCCATAATTTTCTCAAAGCAGCACAAGGAAAAAGGGTGCTTGTAATCGGCGATCTTATGCTGGATCGCTACTTATGGGGCAAAGTGAACCGCATTTCTCCTGAGGCTCCTGTGCCTATTGCAGACATTTATGAAGAAGAAAGTCGGCTGGGAGGAGCTGCAAATGTCGCCCTTAATCTACATGCGATGGGAGCCATTCCTATTTTGGCGGGTTATGTAGGAGAAGACGAAAGAGGAGCAGAATTGATCCGTTTGGTCCATCGTCATGGATTCCCTACTGAATTGATTCAGCTTTCTACTGAAAGAAGAACGACCGTAAAAGTTCGGATCATCGGCAATCAGCAACAAATCCTGCGGGTAGATAAGGAGGATAAGTTTGATTTGAGTGAAAAGGAACTGGATAGTATCAAACAAAAACTGGATGATCAGATTGGCAAATGCGATGTAATTCTTCTACAGGATTATGACAAAGGACTATTGGTACCAAACTTGATCAGCTGGATACTTACGAAAGCCAGGGAGTTTGCCATACCTGTAGCGGTAGATCCAAAATTCAAGCATTTTTTCTCTTTTAAACACAGTAGTCTTTTCAAACCCAATCTCAAAGAATTGAATCAGGGATTGAATCTCCGCTTGAAAGGAGATGACTTAGGCGGGATAAAAGCTGCAGTAGAGCAATTGCGGGAACAAATGCCACATAGGAATACCCTGATTACCCTGGGAAGTAATGGTATGTTTCTGATGGATGAAGAGGGAGAAACTACTCACTTTCCTGCTCATGAGCGTTCCATAGCCGATGTTTCTGGCGCAGGAGATACAGTAATTAGTGTGGTGAGTTTGGGACTTGCTTGCGGTCTTCCTCTCGAAGATGCCGTTTATTTTGCCAATCTGGCTGGTGGGCTGGTGTGTGAGGAAGTAGGGGTAGTTTTCATCGATCCGCAAAGACTGATAGCAGCCAGCGAGAAAAATCAGTCCTAA
- a CDS encoding cytochrome b5 domain-containing protein has product MELYTLSQLALRNGTDREEIWVAFKGTIYDVSDSRHWPKGIHYGHWAGQDLTDELKDAPHGDYVFKRMKAVGKLT; this is encoded by the coding sequence ATGGAATTATACACCCTTTCCCAGCTAGCCTTGCGAAACGGAACGGACAGAGAAGAAATTTGGGTAGCCTTTAAAGGGACGATCTATGATGTAAGCGATAGCCGGCATTGGCCCAAAGGCATACATTATGGGCACTGGGCGGGACAGGACCTTACCGATGAACTGAAAGATGCCCCGCATGGGGATTATGTGTTTAAGAGAATGAAAGCGGTGGGGAAATTAACTTAG
- a CDS encoding aspartate-semialdehyde dehydrogenase, which produces MRVAVVGATGLVGTEMLRKLEESNFPISELIPVASARSVGKQVTYKGKQYTVVGMEEGIAAKADIALFSAGGSTSKTFAPKFVEAGTIVVDNSSAWRMAEHVPLVVPEVNMDAIGDAKLIANPNCSTIQMVVALGPLHRKYGIKRLVISTYQSVTGTGKAAVDQLFGERENKDFEAVYPTQIDLNCIPHCDIFLENDYTKEEMKLVHETRKILNDPSIRITATAVRVPVIGGHSEAVNIEFERAFEVEDIKQLMAETEGVILQDDVANLVYPTPQAAHGRDEVFVGRIRRDDSIENGLNMWIVSDNLRKGAATNAVQIAQRLVESQVVGA; this is translated from the coding sequence ATGAGAGTAGCAGTCGTAGGAGCCACTGGCCTGGTAGGTACTGAAATGCTCCGCAAATTGGAAGAAAGCAACTTCCCCATTTCTGAACTGATCCCTGTAGCATCTGCAAGATCTGTAGGTAAACAAGTGACCTATAAGGGTAAACAGTACACGGTAGTAGGAATGGAAGAGGGAATTGCCGCCAAAGCAGACATTGCACTTTTCTCAGCCGGAGGAAGTACGAGTAAAACCTTCGCACCGAAATTTGTAGAAGCAGGGACGATTGTTGTAGACAATTCTTCCGCATGGAGAATGGCTGAACATGTACCGTTGGTTGTGCCTGAGGTAAACATGGATGCCATCGGAGATGCCAAGCTGATCGCAAACCCCAACTGTTCAACTATCCAAATGGTAGTTGCCCTGGGACCACTTCATAGAAAATATGGGATCAAAAGACTGGTGATTTCCACCTATCAATCTGTAACAGGAACAGGAAAGGCAGCTGTTGATCAGTTGTTTGGAGAAAGGGAAAACAAAGACTTTGAGGCTGTTTATCCTACTCAAATCGACCTGAACTGTATCCCACATTGCGATATCTTCCTGGAAAATGACTACACCAAGGAAGAAATGAAGTTGGTACATGAAACCCGCAAGATCCTCAATGATCCCAGCATCCGCATTACAGCTACTGCTGTACGGGTTCCCGTTATCGGCGGACACTCTGAGGCGGTTAATATAGAATTTGAAAGAGCTTTCGAAGTCGAAGATATCAAGCAATTGATGGCAGAGACAGAAGGAGTAATTCTTCAGGATGATGTCGCTAATCTGGTTTATCCAACTCCGCAGGCCGCTCATGGAAGAGATGAGGTATTTGTGGGTCGAATTCGCAGAGACGATTCCATCGAAAACGGTCTCAATATGTGGATTGTATCAGACAACCTCCGCAAAGGAGCTGCTACCAATGCTGTGCAAATTGCACAGAGACTGGTAGAAAGCCAGGTGGTGGGAGCATAA